From the Cryptococcus neoformans var. neoformans JEC21 chromosome 6 sequence genome, the window GGTAGAACCCGGCTATCATGCAGAGTCTCGACCGCCTATCGTTGAGATGGAGGCGACCAGCCGAGCCATAGTTCTCGCTGAGATGATTCAGAACCCGGTCCTTTTTGTGCACGTCGGTTCAGCAGTACGTATAGCCTCATGATTGGCGAGGTAAAAATTCGCTTTTCGAGCTAATATGTCGGGCAGTCTGCAGCCGAGGTCATTCGAAACGCACAAACCCGTGGCTTCCCCGTTTTCGCTGAGACATGCCCGCAATACCTTCATCTCACTTGGGAAGACCTGGTACGTACTCCGTCATGCCGTTGTTAGATAAGTGATTAACAAGTTATATAGAAAAAGTTCCATTCCCCCCAGTGTTTCGAGAACTCCAAGATGATCTGTTCCCCTCCCCCAGGACCTGATGACTCTGATCAGGAAGCCCTATGGACGTATGTAGCTTCCGGCCAGCTACCAATAGTATCTGCTAAGTCAATTGTAGCGGTCTGCGCAACGGTACTTTCACTATCTATTCTAGTGACCATTGCCCTTTCCGGTGAGCGTCATTTATGTGCCAATTATTACCGTGACTCATCCTCGTTAGTTATGGAGATATCGATGGCAAGGCTCTCGGTGTTGTACAGCATGAGGAGAGTATGCAGAGCGTAACATGCCCAGTCGATCAGGATCATGTACACGAAGTCATGCACGGAAAAAGCGGTCATTTTAAGTATATCCCCAATGGTAAGTGCTTGATTAATCGTAATAGATAACAGAGTTGACCGTTCAGGCTGCCCGGGGATTGAGACCAGACTCCCTCTTTTATTCAATTACGGTCTCAGTGAAGGACGTATCACGCCTGAGCGTTTTGTAGATCTGGTATCCGCCGCACCTGCTAAGCTGGTGATTTTTGCGCCGCGACACTTTCTGAACGTCAGGACTGATGCTTTAATGCTCGTAGTATGGATTATATCCTCGAAAAGGTGCCCTCTTGCCTGGCCTTTCTGACGCTGATCTTGTCATTTGGTGAGTGCTTGTTTTTTTCGTTTGTCCTTTATTCAATTTCTGATCATTAATTTTCGCCGGCATATTGCAGGTATCCTGAAAATAAAATGGTACCTTTCAGCCTCACCAATGATCATTTACACCATGGTGCTGATTGTAGGTCAATACGGTTCATTCAAACAAATGCTGACAAAAGGTCAGACTCTCCGTATGAGGGCATGATGTTCAACAACTGGCCCCGTTACACTATCATTCGAGGCAAAATTGTCTGGGCTGAAGGAAAGCTTTGCGGCTCGCCGAAAGATGGAGAGTACTTGAAACGACAGGCGAGTCAGCTTACCATGTCGGCTGTTAAATCCATCGCGAATGATAAACGAAGAGTCGCTACTTGGTTGTATGACAACAATGGGAAGTAAAGAGTACAAGTATCTATATTACTGAATTATGCATCAAGCTGTTGGCGCACCACCTACTTAACGATTTCCTATCATTGATTCACATTACTTTCAGCTAAGAAGTATATTATACTTGTGCGCGAATCCCATGGATAAATTCTAAGAATTACGAATTAGCGGTTTGGGTGAACCGTTGGCTGCCAGCTAGACTTATTCAAAAGTGGTTGGTGTTCAATAATAATGGTGATTAGAGGCAGTAGTCATTGATCTCCAACCGATTGCATGCAAAAAGACCTTGAGATTCCGAAAGTATATGAACCATAACACACTCTCTATGTCACTTCAGATTTTTAGTTAAGGCGAGGTGGGGCAGTAACTCCCGCCTGTTGAGTAATAATGGAGTACTGATGAGGCTGACGATGCAAGCCAAAATTGAAGACCTTCTGTTTGCCGATCTTTGCGTCGTCTAAATCGATGGTAGCAATTACCAATTCATCGTCCATGGTTTTGGATTGAGCAATGATGTGGCCTTCGGGGTGAACAATGCCTTTTAAACATGTGAGAACATGAGACATGCGCCAATGGTGACCAGACTCACAAGAGCAACCAATTAGGCCAAATTTTCCATCATCAAATCCAGCGCGGGCAGCAGCAATAGAGAAAGTCGCATTCGTGTATGAATGTGCTTGCATGACAAGGAGATGTTGGAATTCTGACTGAGCCTTGATTACCTCAGGATCCGCATCTGAatggaagggaaaaagtcAGCATCAAATAACTGAGACGATTAATTTGGTATAGACCTTTTGAGTGACCAAATCTACGTCCTGTCAGTGCTTTCCGCTGGGATAAGAGTTAAACTGACTTACAGTCCTGGAGCCCAAGTGCTAGTGTTATAGCCCAAGCACACCAGCTCAACGCCCTGCAGACCGAGACAGCGCCATGATTCTGTAGTTTATATACAGTCAGTTCCTTGGTGAAAAGAAGTTGCGATGAAGGTATTCTCACCAGCCCAACGACGGTCATTACAGACTAACAAAATAATCATGAATCAATAAAGAGCAAATTACATTAGATCTCGACAACTTACTCATCATGCCGGCAATTGCTTCGCCATCTTCAGGTGTCACAGCAAGATCTGGCACTCGGAAGGCCTGAAATTATTTACAAAGGTCAGGTCGAGATTTCAGTGCTTTTTCCATGATGCACATACCTTGAATCCATAGTCTCCGGGCTCGAAGTATCGCTTCTCAAGCTGGTCAATAAATTCGGGATCAGGGTAGGGTTCTTTGTTACCGGGAAGGTGAACCTTCCGATACTTTGATATTTCCTTGCCTGCATGGATATAGGAGCAAGTATTGTAATAATGACTGTCATCCGTTTTCTCTCCATATCCGATTACGATATCGATGCCCAAGTCCTTAGCTCTAGATATCAAAGGCTGAAGTATTGTGTCAATTTTCTATTACAGAAGGATCTAATGAACATACAGCTATGTTTGGATTGGTAGTGATATCTCCATGCTCAAACCATCGGTCCAGTTCCTCCCTGTCGTCGTCCAAGCCTTTCCAacgaggaaagaaggtggtAAAGGTCGTCTCACTGCAGTCCCAAAAATGAGCGCATTTACGGACTTGATCTATCATGCTTACGGGTACACAAGCACTTCCACCCCATTCTGACTGGCTTGCTCCAAAAGGGATATCAAGCGGGAAAGGGTCTCAGGTCGCTGAGAATCTTTGTGAACTGCCCCAACTTGGGCAGCGGCGACAGTGATTTTTCGAGCCATTGTGCTAAGCTTTGGGTGGCTGTTGAtgtagatgatgaagcTTGTTTGAGAAAAGAGTGTTTAAGAGAGATAAATACCTCAGTAAAGTGTTCCATAAGATGCCGTCTATATGGCCAACACCATACAGATGATTCGGCTGTGACTCGGCCATGTTTTCGTAACTCCTACGACGAATATTTCCTCCTTATCATTCCCCTGTTCGGCTCGGGCTCTTGATCTTCAGGGCGCCGCGGCCAAGGGATCGACGTCAACCTTGGTTAAGCGCTCTTCTCGGCACTTTGTGAGATTTTAGAGATTATATCGTGCTGTCAAAAGTGCTAAAGTAAATTGTTTCTTTCCCTGttcgtcatcgtcgtcgagCAATGACATTTAATTCTAGTAGGTAGATGCTTAATTAAATAATTGTCTTATGAGCACGCCGACCGTCCATCGGGCGACTGCCTCCCGACCGGAATTTTTTCCTTATCTTTCGTGCCTGGCAAGACGTCAGCCAATCAGTATCAGATCAACGATAGGCTCAGCTCGCACAGAGACCGACAGCCCAACGGTCAGTGTGTGGGTTGGAGGCTATTGGTTGCAATTGGAATTATTATCCTTCTATCAATCCCTTGGCATCTATTGGTAGACATTATTAGAAGTCGTAAGTGCTCATCAAACTCACCCGTTCGCAGCTTCTTGATGATAGGATACGATAAGACTTGTAGTGAATGAATGGATAGCCCGGGCCCGTTCAACCAACCAAAAATACGACCGATCATAAAAGTATAAATGATCACTAAACTCTTGGATTCTCCTGTTCAAGACTTTAAGTTATATCAATATGTTTTTCCATGATCCAGAAAAGGAACCTGTCACCGGCGACTCTATCGACCCTGTGACCCTCATCGACAACCAGGTAGACgaagagaatgaagtcTTTCGCGTGACCAGTAGTGGGGAGCAATACCGAACTGTCTCATGGCAAGTGATCGGAAGTAATCTGTTGAACATAAGCTAAATCATAACAACAGGTATAAAAGCTTTGCCTTGATGTTCAAGATCCTCTTTTCCGTTGGTGTTTTATCCATCCCTTCAGTATTTTCTTATGTTGGAGCACTCCCTGGAGCCTTGCTTCTCATCGGCTGGGGCGCCTTCAATGCATATTCAGCATTTTTGCTCGGGGCCTTTCGACTTCGACACTCAGGTATACATGTAAGCATAGTTTTGATTTTTCTACAAAATTGATCAGGCTGATTTTCAAATGTAGGGAATGCAAGATATGGCGTATATCGTTGGCGGTGTTTGGTACAGGGAACTTGTGGGCGTGCTTTTCATTATTGGGTAGGTTTCACCCCATCAGAAAGAGCCTGACTAGTGTAGGTATGATTTGGTTGCCGGAAGCGGCTATATCGGAGTAGCGACTGCTCTCAATACCTTATCTGATCATGGTGCCTGCACGGTTTGGTTTTCATTTGTGGCGTTTGTCCTTTCCACCGCTATCGCCATGTTTCCTAAGCTGGCCCAAGTCGGGGTAGCGGGTGAGCGCTTCTTAATATATCCTATGGAATATAGCTGATGATAAGTAGCTTGGGCTGGTGTTATAACActtttcatctccatcttcatcctcgttgTGGCTGTCGCCGTCAATGACAGACCGGCTCTTGCCCCACCAACAGGAGATTTCGATTTGGGTTACCATGTCATTGGCTCTCCAAACTTCACCGAAGGCATGACTGCCGCATTAactatcttcatctcttctggTGGTATTTCGGCTTTCGTCCCCATGTAAGCCCTGTCCAGTGAAATAGTCGCACTGAAATTGATATCCTACTTTCAGTATTGCAGAAATGAAGAACCCGAAAGAATATAAAAAGCCCATCGCAGTGTCAATGGGCTTCCTCAATGCCTGCTACCTTGCTTTCGCCCTGGTAATCTATCGATATTGTGGAAGTGAGCTCTGAGCCTCCCCATGTTGTCCTTCATGTAATAATGTGATTTTTGTAGCCTGGATTTCCAGCCCAGCTTTAGGGAGCGCGGGGCCTCTGATCAAGAAGCTCACATATGGCATCGCCTTACCAGGCCTGATAATGAGTTCCACAGTCAATCAGCACGTGAGTAGGCCTCACAGTCTTCCGCCTCGTAAGGACAATCACTGAGAAAAAAACATAGCTTGCTGCCAAGTACATATTTGTGCGACTACTTCGAGGGACCAAACATCTTCAATCAAAGACAATGGTGCACTGGGCCACTTGGTTCGGTGTTTCTTTGCTCTGTGGGGTTGCTGCATTTGTTATTGGCGAAGCTGTTCCCTTCTTTGGGACTTTGatttctctccttgctGCCATCGCGTATGCACCTATGGCCGTGAGTTATCCCTCGTTTCATTAGGCAATGGTGCTTACAGAGTCAGATTGTAATTCCAATGCATCTATGGCTCTATGATTTTGCCGACTATCGAAAACAAGGTCTGGTCAAGAAGCTTCAATGGCTGTTCCATCTTGTTATGCTGGTTGTCGGACTCTTCATGACCGTTGCCGGTGCTTACACTTCCATTAAATCGATTGCAGACCAGTATGCCGCCGGCACTGTGTCATCCGCCTTCTCGTGTGCAGATAAGTGAGCAATTATGTCTTTTTCAGCTGTCTCCAGCTCACCAGCTTTATATAGCTCTTAGAGAGTTTTGTATCTTATAGGAAGCAACTTTCATAAGTGCAGGCTTCCATTAAAGGTCCTGTTTCGGTATGGCTTTTCTTTGTTCCTCTAGGTTGTGCTTCAGGTTTTCAGTCGTCTTGAGTAGATTAGGTTCATGGTAGAGTTGTAAACATGGTTATCCATGATGAAATTATATCTGACTTGAAGTTTCCTGGTGACTTTGTGTTGCATGCTCTAAAGCGCTAAAGAGTACGAGTATAATTAATATGATCGATGTGATGATTCGGACGTCGTCAACCAACCTAATTAAGTTTGCATTTTGTCCTTAATTCCCTTCTTGCGTtatccctctctcttttcgCTTGTTTGAGCCTTCAGTTTCTTGCGACTGGAATTTTTTGCATATCGATCTATTCGCCTGGAAAGAAACAGACGAAGAATAGCAACACTCCGAACACCTACTACGTATCATCGGACTGCAGTGTTTCGGACTCAGGGTCGGCTACGCTCAAAAGTGTTTGTCAGGCACGATAACGTAATCTGGAACCTGATAGATATGGCTTGTCGAATAGGAATTGATTCTGGTTGCTATCCTCGCCAGCTCTGTCGACTTCTGATATGAAAAAGGAGCGATGCCATTTCCTTTGCATAGCAGTCGCTTTCTAACAAGCATCAAAATGGATGAAGATAGCTCATCAGTTCCTCGAAAATCTGCTACTGGCCCCGTAAGAGTCAGCCAGAGGCAACCACAAAGGTGAGTAGATGAATTCTTGCCTTGTTCGAAACAGGAACGAAAAGCCTGACGCTCGCTTTTCATGCGAAAGCTGCACGGAATGTACCAGGTGAGCATTAAACCAAACTTCCAAACTCTGCTGCTATGCTCATCCTCGGTGACTGTGGTAAAGGCGCAAGACAAGGTGAGGGAAATTAATCAAGCGCGTGCATTTAGAGGTAGTTTAATCCAACAAACATAGGTGCGACAAACGGGTTCCCTGCGTCAACTGGTGAGTATAAACTTACAGCTTCTCTCAAATCACTCATGATAATTACAGTTGCAAACGAGGGGTACCTGAGAAATGCCAAATCGAACAAGTAATTCCTTCAAAGAATTTGTATGTACACTCTCCGGCCATAGATCAATGCTAAACGTTTCTTTTCAGGAGTACTGCAGCGCAGATCAAGACCTTaagagatgagatgttAGCAGCCGATCATGAGCTGAGACAGCGTGTAGAAGCCTTAGAGAAACTAGTCAAATCGTTAACCGCAAGCCGAGAGGCCTCAGAAAAAGCTACTAAAGCGACCACAACTGTGCTGtctccttccatttctccaTCGGCTATGAATGATCAAGTGAGTACACTCATACTGGCGCTTTCGATGGCATAGTTGATGGAATGAAAGGGTAATAACACCGACGAAAATCTGGATGAGTCTGTCGGTGGTGGTtacgatgacgatgaagcGGAGGCTGCAGCCACCCTTGAATTGTAAGCGCTTTGGACATGTTATCTTAGTAGCTTCAGCTTATTAATCTGGCATGTAAGTCTTGCCATTGGACGACTTCGACCAAAGCCTCCAGGTGGATCGGACGTGATATACAATGGGGACGCAAATCAAGTTGATGGTGTGAGTATCCATCACCGTAATTACAAGCGATATTTCCTCACAATTCTGAGTAGCAGGCTTGTTCCGAAGATGGGGAGATGAACGAATCACCTCCGATCATCCTGTCATTATCTGATCCTACTCACGCATCCACTCACCCTCAAACGTATCTTCATTTACCTCCAGTCAAATTGTCTCGCCTCAACGACCGCCGGCTTGCTTTGTATCATGAAGTCGTCAGAAAAGACATTCTGTCTCAACTGCCTCCCGCTACTGTTGGAAGGGCTTTGGTCCAATTCGACATGGATAATGTTGCCTGGATGCACTGGTAAGTCTGAATGTTGGATTCCGCGATCAAAACTCATACGTTTTTTGGACAGCTGTTATCACGGTCCTACTTTCCGTAGGTATAATTATTGGATTACATAGGCGTAGAGCTGACAAAAGACAAGAACGTGAAGCCGATCTGGTCTGGGCAGAGCTTGGATCAGATGACGTAGAGATCAACTGGAGCTTTATGGCTCTATTATTCGGCGTTCTGATGGTCAGTTTTTATCTTTTGCGATAGACAAAGAACTGACGAGCAGATAGTCGGGAGCATATCACCTACCTGAAAGCACATTCCAGtatctttttccttcgcGTAAGTGTCTAATTGCCGTCCTTGCTTGCTTTGGCTAATACAACTTTCTAGAAACTCGGTTGGATTTAATCAATCAATGGTTTACGGCTTGCATCATGTGTCTTCAGGAAGCCGATTGGATGCGTTCACACAGCCTGTAAGTAGCTTTTAAGTGTTCTTCTTGAGTGTTTCGCTGATCATTCGCTAGTTACGCCATTCAATGCGTTGCTATTATTACTTCCGCAGCGAACCATATTGGTAAAGCAGATTTATATTTCACTCTTCTTGGTGCGGCCGTAAGGTAAGTAGAACGACGGTAATCATACCCTGCTAATTCTTATGGCCCAGAATTGCCCAAGCATTGAACCTTCATCGACTCGGTCCAGATTCCGAGCTTTTATATAAATCTAAGAATTCGAAATTGATCATCGCACGAGAGGTTCGAAAACGTACATGGTATCAGCTCCTATATCAGGGTAATTCAAGTTGTCCGCCTTACTTTTGGGTACTAATACATGACTTCAATAGACGCATTCCATGTGGCGTTCAATGGTGCTTGTTGTGAGTATCTTGAttgcttctttcctttgAGCGCTCTAATCACGATATTCGACTAGCTATCAATCGAGCCCAGTTTAACACTGCGCCTCCCATCCACTGTATTGACAGTATGTTGGGTCTTGGtatggaagaagccaaagtATCCTACGACATTCCGACCACAGATTCGCACGTCTGTCAACTCTACAAGTGTAAGTTCCACATACGCGGTGCAAAACTGACCATTTAGTGGCTTTGCAAGTGAATAGGTAATAATACCGACAGGGATC encodes:
- a CDS encoding dihydropyrimidinase, putative, giving the protein MTYAALQLRDNELLDVMYEARKLAITTMIHAENGDLISWLTDKLEERGMVEPGYHAESRPPIVEMEATSRAIVLAEMIQNPVLFVHVGSASAAEVIRNAQTRGFPVFAETCPQYLHLTWEDLKKFHSPQCFENSKMICSPPPGPDDSDQEALWTGLRNGTFTIYSSDHCPFRYGDIDGKALGVVQHEESMQSVTCPVDQDHVHEVMHGKSGHFKYIPNGCPGIETRLPLLFNYGLSEGRITPERFVDLVSAAPAKLYGLYPRKGALLPGLSDADLVIWYPENKMVPFSLTNDHLHHGADYSPYEGMMFNNWPRYTIIRGKIVWAEGKLCGSPKDGEYLKRQASQLTMSAVKSIANDKRRVATWLYDNNGK
- a CDS encoding expressed protein encodes the protein MFFHDPEKEPVTGDSIDPVTLIDNQVDEENEVFRVTSSGEQYRTVSWYKSFALMFKILFSVGVLSIPSVFSYVGALPGALLLIGWGAFNAYSAFLLGAFRLRHSGIHGMQDMAYIVGGVWYRELVGVLFIIGYDLVAGSGYIGVATALNTLSDHGACTVWFSFVAFVLSTAIAMFPKLAQVGVAAWAGVITLFISIFILVVAVAVNDRPALAPPTGDFDLGYHVIGSPNFTEGMTAALTIFISSGGISAFVPIIAEMKNPKEYKKPIAVSMGFLNACYLAFALVIYRYCGTWISSPALGSAGPLIKKLTYGIALPGLIMSSTVNQHLAAKYIFVRLLRGTKHLQSKTMVHWATWFGVSLLCGVAAFVIGEAVPFFGTLISLLAAIAYAPMAIVIPMHLWLYDFADYRKQGLVKKLQWLFHLVMLVVGLFMTVAGAYTSIKSIADQYAAGTVSSAFSCADNS
- a CDS encoding expressed protein is translated as MDEDSSSVPRKSATGPVRVSQRQPQSCTECTRRKTRCDKRVPCVNCCKRGVPEKCQIEQVIPSKNLSTAAQIKTLRDEMLAADHELRQRVEALEKLVKSLTASREASEKATKATTTVLSPSISPSAMNDQGNNTDENLDESVGGGYDDDEAEAAATLEFLAIGRLRPKPPGGSDVIYNGDANQVDGQACSEDGEMNESPPIILSLSDPTHASTHPQTYLHLPPVKLSRLNDRRLALYHEVVRKDILSQLPPATVGRALVQFDMDNVAWMHCCYHGPTFQREADLVWAELGSDDVEINWSFMALLFGVLMSGAYHLPESTFQYLFPSQTRLDLINQWFTACIMCLQEADWMRSHSLYAIQCVAIITSAANHIGKADLYFTLLGAAVRIAQALNLHRLGPDSELLYKSKNSKLIIAREVRKRTWYQLLYQDAFHVAFNGACSINRAQFNTAPPIHCIDSMLGLGMEEAKVSYDIPTTDSHVCQLYKLALQVNRAYSSTEAMAPLPYDVILQIDRDIHTIMNEAPLWMRDENYVLDPNAPAWADWQRKAYILSASHKVIVLHRPYLGRAFRGDQRYIRSRENCLQHAHKILRIFKGCSLVQFRTTWTVLVHAVAASLILLLDASQQTNHCALNSIQIVRETVDILRQLSDLSIIAKKGFLVISPLIEDSAQLTEAGPDVNVRNRKAFLGKAETELKQALDVFRRGHSTAPPSVSPFSASGHVELSAICNQDASMASDSEAMVATSSLIGASQVRGLEATDVWNPFLWNSQGDMGSSTNPNMMMDWGNPESLSLSGDTSGMDWMSYT